In one Variovorax sp. PBL-H6 genomic region, the following are encoded:
- a CDS encoding tyrosine-type recombinase/integrase — MDTVEAMALPLPLRPLDQLKPPAHLLGASGPNRAPPERLLIRADNDLEALKSFLAQFDSSPETHRKYGREAERLFLWSWHERDKPVSALMTDDYEAYLRFMADPQPAETWCGVKAPRETDRWRPFVGPVGESALMTAFAGLDSFLGYLANSGYLYGNPLGLIKQKRKQVRKQVSKTAAKRGERQLDEDAKIERFLDPEMWMAVSQAVESLPEDSERQLDEKERARFICAILYLLGPRAGELESMRMSSFREVRGHWWWHVLGKGDKFVKVAVPDDMLQALVRYRKHRKLSAVPTKKDDSPLLVSLKDGSSITARRLNQILKKLFSAAADLLPSESAHKKEKLLAASAHWVRHTAVTARVDAKMDLRIVQKDARHADARTTERYTHSQDEAWHEESQKVTLPWIASKA; from the coding sequence ATGGATACAGTCGAGGCTATGGCACTTCCACTACCCCTTCGCCCTCTCGACCAGCTCAAGCCGCCGGCGCATCTGCTTGGAGCTTCCGGGCCCAACCGTGCACCACCAGAGCGGCTTCTCATCCGAGCTGACAACGACCTCGAAGCGTTGAAGTCGTTCTTAGCGCAGTTCGATTCGTCTCCGGAGACGCATCGCAAGTACGGCCGGGAGGCGGAGAGGCTGTTCCTCTGGTCCTGGCACGAGCGAGACAAGCCTGTATCCGCGCTAATGACCGACGACTACGAGGCCTACCTGCGGTTCATGGCAGACCCGCAGCCCGCCGAGACATGGTGCGGGGTCAAGGCTCCCCGAGAAACCGACCGGTGGCGCCCGTTTGTGGGACCAGTCGGTGAAAGCGCGCTGATGACTGCGTTCGCAGGCCTAGACTCATTTTTAGGCTATCTGGCCAACAGTGGCTACCTCTACGGCAACCCCTTGGGTCTGATTAAGCAGAAGCGCAAGCAGGTCCGTAAGCAGGTCTCGAAGACTGCTGCCAAGCGCGGCGAGCGGCAGCTCGACGAAGACGCCAAGATTGAGCGATTTCTCGACCCAGAGATGTGGATGGCCGTGTCCCAGGCAGTAGAAAGTCTGCCGGAAGACTCCGAGCGGCAGCTCGACGAAAAGGAGCGCGCACGATTCATCTGCGCCATCCTGTACCTTCTGGGCCCCCGGGCGGGAGAGCTTGAGAGTATGCGGATGAGCTCATTCCGGGAGGTCCGCGGCCATTGGTGGTGGCACGTGCTCGGCAAGGGAGACAAGTTCGTGAAGGTCGCCGTGCCCGACGACATGCTTCAGGCCCTAGTGAGATACCGCAAGCACCGCAAGCTCTCCGCGGTGCCAACCAAGAAAGACGACTCCCCTCTTTTGGTGTCGTTGAAGGACGGCAGCTCTATCACCGCGCGCCGGCTGAACCAGATACTGAAAAAGCTTTTTTCCGCAGCCGCGGACCTTCTGCCATCCGAGTCTGCGCACAAGAAGGAGAAGCTTCTGGCGGCCTCAGCTCACTGGGTGCGGCACACGGCAGTTACCGCTCGCGTTGATGCCAAGATGGACCTGCGAATCGTGCAAAAGGACGCGCGTCACGCGGACGCGCGTACCACCGAGCGATATACCCACTCACAGGATGAGGCGTGGCACGAAGAGAGCCAAAAAGTCACCCTCCCCTGGATTGCCTCGAAAGCCTGA